The following proteins are encoded in a genomic region of Sorangiineae bacterium MSr12523:
- a CDS encoding DUF6492 family protein: MPRDIALPEIDVLVPVAPKDTRNVAACIGHLLRHSRNPIRAIHLVAPASLPANVPTPAALSRDIPIVWIDEAALEPSRAQVEAALAEAGCRHENASWYFQQLTKLSCFRAVPRANRHLLVLDADYTFVADIEFVNASGQSLLPMGYPLHWNLETRDHVVPEEHTALASAARLVPGWATVDAYSGMQHHMVFDRTIVDELIRRVERHHGLPFWKAFLATADASKWTGASEYVLYRHFAAAAFPERVVSRHVGAIDVIQSAKTAAFDLADVLAAPRRHGVQAVGCHSFLDYEQRLATMDYIPESLRSRLVASSRPLMLDLDDGRLRIESAITPLSLWGAQPDGHVSLG; the protein is encoded by the coding sequence ATGCCACGCGATATCGCATTACCTGAAATCGACGTATTGGTGCCGGTGGCACCCAAGGACACTCGAAACGTCGCGGCCTGTATCGGCCATTTGCTTCGACACAGTCGAAACCCGATACGGGCCATTCACCTCGTCGCGCCCGCGTCGTTGCCGGCCAATGTGCCTACGCCCGCGGCCCTATCGCGTGACATCCCCATCGTATGGATCGACGAAGCCGCCCTCGAGCCCTCGCGCGCGCAGGTCGAGGCGGCGCTCGCCGAGGCCGGCTGCCGTCATGAAAATGCATCTTGGTACTTTCAACAGCTGACCAAGCTTTCATGCTTTCGCGCCGTGCCGCGCGCCAATCGCCATTTGCTGGTGCTCGATGCGGATTACACCTTCGTGGCGGATATCGAATTCGTCAATGCCTCGGGGCAATCGCTTTTGCCGATGGGCTATCCGTTGCATTGGAACCTCGAGACACGCGATCACGTCGTGCCGGAGGAGCACACCGCGCTCGCCTCCGCCGCGCGGCTGGTGCCGGGATGGGCGACCGTCGACGCGTACAGTGGGATGCAGCACCATATGGTGTTCGATCGCACCATCGTCGACGAGCTGATTCGACGCGTCGAACGCCACCACGGGCTCCCCTTTTGGAAAGCATTTCTGGCCACCGCCGACGCGAGCAAGTGGACGGGCGCGTCCGAGTACGTCCTCTACCGGCACTTCGCCGCCGCCGCATTCCCCGAGCGCGTGGTCTCGCGACACGTCGGTGCCATCGACGTGATCCAATCGGCCAAAACGGCTGCGTTCGATTTGGCCGACGTGCTCGCCGCACCACGGCGCCATGGCGTTCAAGCGGTGGGGTGCCACAGCTTTCTCGATTACGAACAACGGCTCGCCACCATGGACTACATCCCCGAGTCGCTGCGTTCGCGGCTCGTCGCATCGTCGCGCCCCCTCATGCTCGACCTCGATGACGGCCGCCTGCGCATCGAGTCCGCGATAACGCCGCTCTCGCTTTGGGGAGCGCAACCGGATGGGCACGTCAGCCTCGGTTGA